One region of Deinococcus detaillensis genomic DNA includes:
- a CDS encoding GGDEF domain-containing protein: protein MKLISAQLTRAASWAAMLMGTLVLLGWQFDFQLLKRVHPSFVAMNPVTAGCFLLAGLSLQLSAEPESRTHRTWARVLAAVVFSAGLLKLAQVFGLLSFNIDQLLFASRIEGYIEPITGKPNHMAPNTALNFMLVGGALLALGSKVPARQVFAQVFVALALIITLIPVVGYSYGTSEFYGIGTYIPMALHTAFTFLVLLVGLLTVRPRLGIMQTFTGDSLGGVLARRVLPVSVLIPLVLGWLRLEGERLGLYSREIGTSLLVVILITVLSGFLLWYARVLHLSDLQRRFTEQQLLAQTQEMTRIAAYSRAIADVSKLLEIDLSPEEAARQTIHTICQVADVEWGGLVQLTSQMGKPWVGAQTEWKTAAVNAEIEFVLTRGVPKGTGMVWVALERAQTLFVDDYSQQVLHVPSFAALGMRSVAFVPLKTSSQTSMLFMLVRLHQPRPWTPLDKELLEAAARIMAVSIERQSHLKFMREAALVDVLTGLNNRRAFDTDLEVEMAGAKRHQHSLGVLMIDLDGLKQLNDREGHERGDLYLREFALALKAVFRINDRVYRLGGDEYGVILAHADPERTRSILDRMRKTVELVKQAGFEDADASSGVAFYPKEAELPSDLVRLADERMYEEKRDHHLLRPRISNDTVDTVLKE, encoded by the coding sequence ATGAAACTGATTTCTGCCCAGCTGACCCGGGCGGCAAGCTGGGCGGCCATGCTGATGGGCACTCTGGTCTTGCTCGGCTGGCAGTTCGACTTCCAACTTCTCAAGCGGGTGCACCCCAGCTTCGTCGCCATGAATCCTGTCACTGCCGGATGCTTCTTGCTGGCGGGGCTGTCGTTGCAGCTTTCCGCAGAACCTGAGTCCAGAACTCACCGGACATGGGCGCGGGTGCTGGCCGCTGTGGTCTTCAGCGCTGGCCTGCTGAAACTGGCCCAAGTCTTCGGGCTGCTGTCTTTCAACATAGATCAGCTGCTCTTCGCCTCCAGAATTGAGGGCTACATCGAACCGATCACCGGAAAGCCCAACCACATGGCTCCCAACACCGCCCTGAACTTCATGCTGGTCGGCGGCGCTTTACTGGCGCTGGGTTCAAAAGTGCCCGCCCGGCAGGTGTTCGCTCAGGTGTTCGTGGCTCTGGCGCTGATCATCACCCTGATTCCGGTGGTCGGGTACAGCTACGGAACCAGCGAGTTTTACGGTATCGGCACGTATATTCCGATGGCCCTGCATACCGCGTTCACGTTTCTGGTGCTGCTGGTCGGCCTGCTGACGGTGCGCCCGAGGCTAGGGATCATGCAGACTTTTACCGGAGACAGCTTGGGCGGTGTCCTGGCCCGGCGGGTCTTGCCCGTCTCGGTGCTGATTCCCTTGGTGCTGGGGTGGCTGCGGCTCGAAGGAGAGCGGCTCGGATTGTACAGCCGGGAGATCGGCACTTCGCTGCTGGTCGTGATCCTGATCACGGTGCTGAGCGGATTTTTGCTGTGGTACGCCCGGGTGCTGCACCTGTCTGATCTTCAGCGGCGCTTTACCGAACAGCAACTCCTCGCGCAGACTCAGGAAATGACCAGGATCGCGGCGTACTCACGCGCCATTGCCGACGTGTCTAAGCTGCTGGAAATCGACCTGTCTCCCGAAGAAGCGGCCCGGCAAACTATTCACACCATCTGCCAGGTCGCGGACGTCGAGTGGGGGGGCCTGGTTCAGCTCACCTCGCAGATGGGAAAGCCGTGGGTGGGGGCGCAGACCGAGTGGAAAACGGCGGCGGTCAATGCCGAGATCGAGTTTGTTCTGACCCGGGGCGTGCCCAAAGGAACCGGGATGGTGTGGGTGGCGCTGGAACGCGCTCAGACCTTATTTGTAGACGATTACAGTCAGCAGGTTCTCCACGTTCCCAGCTTCGCGGCCCTCGGCATGCGGTCGGTGGCGTTCGTGCCGCTGAAAACCTCGTCTCAGACATCGATGCTGTTTATGCTGGTGAGGCTGCACCAACCGAGGCCGTGGACGCCGCTCGACAAAGAGTTGCTCGAAGCGGCGGCCAGAATCATGGCCGTGTCGATTGAACGCCAAAGCCACTTGAAGTTCATGCGAGAGGCGGCGCTGGTGGACGTGCTGACTGGCCTGAACAACCGCCGGGCCTTTGATACGGACTTGGAAGTGGAGATGGCCGGGGCCAAGCGCCACCAACACTCGCTGGGCGTGCTGATGATTGACTTGGACGGCCTGAAGCAGCTCAACGACCGCGAAGGCCACGAGCGGGGTGACCTGTACCTGCGGGAGTTCGCGCTGGCGCTGAAAGCCGTCTTCCGGATCAATGACCGGGTATACCGATTGGGCGGAGACGAATACGGCGTGATTTTGGCGCATGCGGATCCTGAACGGACGCGCAGCATTCTAGACCGGATGCGCAAGACCGTGGAACTGGTCAAACAGGCGGGCTTTGAAGACGCTGACGCCAGCTCAGGCGTGGCCTTTTACCCGAAGGAAGCCGAGCTGCCGAGTGACTTGGTTCGGTTGGCCGACGAACGCATGTACGAAGAGAAACGTGATCACCATCTCCTGCGCCCACGAATAAGTAACGACACAGTCGATACCGTACTAAAGGAGTAG
- the kdpC gene encoding potassium-transporting ATPase subunit KdpC, with the protein MTLPEPPVRPAPFLRLLLSALIAAVLFTLVTGLAYPLLTTAAAGLLFPSQAQGSLLSRNGKVIGSAVLGQNFTAPQYLHGRPSMTNKTDGSGPQPYNAENSGASNWGPTNAKLSEAVRARVAAVRSENGLSATASVPVDLVTASSSGLDPDVTLASALLQVNRIAQARRLTPAQVETVIRLHLTPRQFGVLGEPRVNVLAVNLALDARQ; encoded by the coding sequence ATGACGTTGCCTGAACCTCCTGTCCGCCCTGCCCCGTTCCTCCGCCTGCTGCTGAGCGCCCTGATTGCCGCCGTGCTGTTTACGCTGGTCACGGGGCTGGCCTACCCGCTGCTGACCACGGCTGCGGCGGGCCTACTGTTTCCCAGTCAGGCGCAGGGAAGTCTGCTCAGCCGAAATGGGAAGGTCATCGGGTCGGCGGTGCTGGGCCAGAATTTCACGGCCCCCCAGTACCTGCACGGGCGGCCCAGTATGACCAACAAGACTGACGGCAGCGGCCCGCAGCCTTACAACGCCGAGAACAGCGGTGCCAGCAACTGGGGGCCGACCAACGCCAAGCTGTCAGAGGCTGTGCGTGCGCGGGTTGCTGCGGTGCGCAGCGAGAACGGCCTGAGCGCGACTGCGTCTGTCCCGGTGGATCTGGTGACGGCTTCCAGCAGCGGCCTAGACCCCGATGTCACGTTGGCGTCCGCTCTACTTCAGGTCAACCGTATTGCGCAGGCACGCCGCCTGACTCCGGCGCAAGTAGAAACCGTGATCCGTTTGCACCTCACCCCCAGGCAATTCGGCGTGCTGGGCGAACCGCGCGTGAATGTACTGGCCGTCAATCTAGCCCTCGACGCCCGGCAGTAA
- the kdpA gene encoding potassium-transporting ATPase subunit KdpA — MAWLQFVLILGIMTALVVPVGKWLHNVVSGERHSAAERLTYGLLGVNPDERMDWKRYGLVLIVANLALLLFAYLLLRLQGLLPWNPAGLSAQAPDLAWNTVVSFMTNTNWQAYSGEQSLSYFSQMAVITTFMFISAATGFAAALAFMRGLAGRSGDHLGNFWVDLTRITYRILLPISFVLALVFVWQGMPQTLNSYAAATTLEGTVQRIALGPVASLESIKHLGTNGGGFFSMNAAHPFENPTPLTNTLHILSMLLLPSALTYAFGRMIGNLRQGWVIFGGMLVMFVGFLITVYSFEQAGNPILSRLGAEQTITATQAGGNMEGKEVRFGIAQTALFATTTTAATTGSVDSMHDSYTGMGGLVPMTQMMLNNVFGGKGVGFINFVQYLILGVFMAGLMVGRTPEFLGKKIEAREVKLVMLAVLAHPLSILGFTALAVSLPSALSSLNNPGPHGFSEILYAYTSGTANNGSAFAGLNANTPFYNITIGFAMLIGRYLTLLPMLAVAGLLATKRRVPASSGTLPTDTVLFGSLTIFVILIVGALTFLPALTLGPVADHFQMLKGVVLK, encoded by the coding sequence ATGGCTTGGCTGCAATTTGTACTGATCCTCGGCATCATGACCGCGCTGGTCGTGCCGGTGGGCAAATGGCTTCACAATGTCGTCAGCGGTGAGCGCCACAGCGCCGCCGAACGGCTGACCTACGGCCTGCTGGGCGTGAATCCCGACGAGCGTATGGACTGGAAGCGCTACGGCTTGGTGCTGATCGTGGCGAATCTGGCGCTGCTCTTGTTCGCCTACTTGCTGCTGCGCCTGCAAGGTCTGCTTCCATGGAACCCGGCGGGCCTGAGCGCCCAGGCCCCCGATCTGGCCTGGAACACGGTCGTCTCATTCATGACCAACACCAACTGGCAGGCCTACAGCGGCGAGCAGAGCCTGTCGTACTTCTCGCAGATGGCCGTCATCACCACCTTCATGTTCATCTCGGCGGCCACCGGCTTCGCGGCCGCTCTCGCCTTCATGCGCGGGCTGGCCGGGCGCAGCGGCGATCACCTCGGCAACTTCTGGGTCGACTTGACCCGCATCACCTACCGGATTTTGCTGCCGATCAGCTTCGTGCTGGCACTGGTTTTCGTGTGGCAGGGCATGCCCCAGACGCTGAACAGCTACGCGGCGGCCACCACTTTGGAAGGAACCGTCCAGCGCATCGCCCTCGGGCCTGTCGCCTCGCTGGAGAGCATCAAGCACCTCGGCACCAACGGCGGCGGCTTTTTCTCGATGAACGCCGCGCATCCCTTCGAGAATCCCACGCCGCTTACCAACACGCTGCACATCCTGTCGATGCTGCTGCTGCCCTCGGCCCTGACCTACGCTTTTGGGCGGATGATCGGCAACCTGCGGCAGGGCTGGGTCATCTTCGGCGGAATGCTGGTGATGTTCGTGGGCTTTCTCATCACCGTCTACAGCTTCGAGCAGGCCGGGAATCCTATTCTGAGCCGCCTCGGCGCGGAGCAGACCATCACCGCCACGCAGGCGGGCGGCAATATGGAGGGCAAAGAAGTGCGCTTCGGAATCGCGCAGACCGCTTTGTTTGCCACCACGACCACCGCCGCCACCACCGGCAGTGTGGATTCCATGCACGACTCCTATACGGGCATGGGCGGCCTGGTGCCCATGACGCAGATGATGCTCAACAATGTCTTCGGCGGCAAGGGCGTGGGCTTTATCAACTTCGTGCAGTACCTGATTCTGGGCGTCTTCATGGCAGGCCTGATGGTGGGCCGCACGCCTGAGTTTCTGGGCAAGAAAATCGAAGCGCGTGAGGTCAAGCTGGTGATGCTGGCCGTTCTGGCGCATCCGCTGAGTATTTTGGGCTTCACGGCGCTCGCCGTTTCACTGCCCAGTGCGCTGTCGAGTCTTAACAACCCCGGCCCACACGGTTTTTCCGAGATTCTGTACGCCTATACCTCCGGCACCGCCAACAACGGCTCGGCCTTTGCGGGTCTGAATGCCAACACGCCCTTTTACAACATCACCATCGGCTTCGCCATGCTGATCGGACGCTACCTCACGCTGCTTCCGATGCTGGCCGTAGCGGGCCTGTTGGCCACCAAACGCCGGGTGCCCGCCTCCAGCGGCACGCTTCCCACCGACACGGTGCTGTTCGGCAGCCTGACCATCTTCGTCATCCTGATTGTCGGTGCGCTGACCTTCCTGCCTGCCCTGACCCTCGGCCCAGTGGCCGATCACTTCCAGATGCTCAAAGGCGTGGTGCTGAAATGA
- a CDS encoding potassium-transporting ATPase subunit F, with the protein MRFVLKSDGAAVIFVLGLLALAVFVYLMYSLVRPEDF; encoded by the coding sequence GTGCGCTTTGTACTTAAAAGCGATGGAGCGGCTGTGATCTTTGTGCTGGGCCTGCTCGCTCTGGCCGTCTTCGTTTACCTGATGTACTCGCTTGTGCGCCCGGAGGATTTCTGA